In a single window of the Synergistaceae bacterium genome:
- the folK gene encoding 2-amino-4-hydroxy-6-hydroxymethyldihydropteridine diphosphokinase, which translates to MKIYFALGSNLGNRLQNLREAVRRLESLGHVSASSDVFSTAPWGGVAQPDYLNACVRIDSPSDYEPHEILKAVKNFEREIGRVESVRWGARKIDIDILLMDDVIFHSQDLDIPHARIPERLFVLVPLSQIVPDGWRHPENGLTVHEMIAGVDGESLPLRVTEL; encoded by the coding sequence GTGAAGATATATTTTGCGTTAGGCTCAAATTTGGGCAATCGTCTCCAGAATCTCCGCGAGGCAGTCAGAAGACTCGAATCACTCGGCCATGTCTCAGCGTCAAGCGACGTATTCAGCACAGCCCCCTGGGGAGGAGTCGCACAGCCTGACTACCTGAACGCCTGCGTGAGAATCGACTCGCCGTCAGATTATGAGCCTCACGAAATCCTGAAGGCCGTCAAAAATTTTGAGCGCGAAATTGGCCGTGTTGAGTCAGTCCGATGGGGCGCGAGGAAAATTGACATTGATATTCTGCTGATGGATGACGTTATATTTCACTCGCAGGATTTGGACATTCCGCACGCGAGAATCCCGGAGCGTCTTTTTGTGCTTGTGCCGCTGAGTCAGATTGTCCCGGATGGCTGGCGGCACCCTGAGAACGGTTTGACGGTTCATGAAATGATTGCCGGGGTTGACGGTGAGTCGTTGCCGCTGAGGGTTACGGAGCTTTAA
- the treP gene encoding PTS system trehalose-specific EIIBC component: MGKFLSDAKELLAAIGGKENITAVSHCITRMRFVLTDPKIADMKRIESIKSVKGTFTQAGQFQVIIGNEVADFYKDFAEVSGVSGVSKSEVKAMSKQNQNILQRLMTSIAEIFAPLIPAIVVGGLILGFRNVIDSMEIFGGATLVSQSQFWAGVDHFLWLLGEAVFHVGIPVGICWTIMRKMGGTEMLGIILGLTLVSSQLTNAYAVAGAMANGTLNQWNFGFIQVNMIGYQAQVLPAMLAAFTLAYLERFFKKIIPQVVQMILVPFFSLLFAVMAAHFVLGPIGWRIGSWISAAVYAGISGSYRVIFGAVFGFFYAPLVITGLHHMSNAIDIQLIADFGGTMLWPMIALSNIAQGSAVLGMIFLQRKSAKAKELNIPSCISCYLGVTEPAMFGVNLKYVFPFICGMTGSCIAGIISTAASVTASAIGVGGLPGILSIQPGSIAWFAICMAVAVCVPFALTYAAGKRRGIDKEAADEATKEAELERARTEHRPIDFMAFLTGKTVAISEVPDATFAEKVLGDGIAIEPEDNILVSPVDAVVENLMEGSNHAIGLVMDNGLEILLHIGLDTVAMQGDGFVLHVAEGDRVKKGQELISFDPEKIKAAGHPVTTIMVITNDAGYESFKFDAGIQVKAAENVIAHAE, encoded by the coding sequence ATGGGCAAATTTTTGTCTGACGCAAAAGAGCTTCTCGCGGCCATAGGCGGGAAGGAAAATATCACGGCGGTCTCCCACTGCATAACCCGTATGCGGTTCGTTCTGACTGACCCGAAAATAGCGGACATGAAACGAATCGAGTCCATCAAGTCAGTAAAAGGGACATTCACGCAGGCCGGGCAGTTTCAGGTGATAATCGGGAATGAAGTTGCTGACTTCTACAAAGATTTTGCGGAAGTGTCCGGGGTATCGGGAGTCTCAAAGTCTGAAGTAAAAGCGATGTCGAAACAGAATCAGAATATTCTTCAGCGACTCATGACATCAATCGCGGAGATATTCGCGCCGTTAATCCCTGCTATTGTTGTGGGCGGTCTCATTCTCGGCTTCAGGAATGTTATTGACAGCATGGAGATTTTTGGCGGTGCGACTCTCGTCAGCCAGAGTCAATTTTGGGCGGGCGTTGACCACTTTTTGTGGCTTCTCGGTGAGGCAGTGTTTCATGTCGGAATCCCTGTAGGAATCTGCTGGACTATCATGCGGAAGATGGGCGGTACGGAAATGCTCGGTATCATTCTCGGACTTACGCTCGTATCTTCACAGCTCACGAACGCATACGCAGTAGCCGGAGCGATGGCAAACGGGACACTGAATCAGTGGAATTTCGGCTTCATTCAGGTGAACATGATCGGCTATCAGGCTCAAGTTCTCCCGGCAATGTTAGCGGCTTTCACATTGGCATACTTGGAGCGTTTCTTCAAGAAGATTATTCCGCAGGTCGTGCAGATGATTCTTGTACCGTTCTTCAGCTTATTGTTTGCGGTAATGGCGGCTCATTTCGTGCTTGGGCCAATCGGCTGGCGTATAGGCTCGTGGATTTCTGCGGCTGTCTACGCGGGAATATCGGGGTCATACCGCGTAATATTCGGGGCGGTGTTCGGGTTCTTCTACGCTCCCCTAGTCATTACGGGACTGCACCACATGAGCAACGCTATAGACATTCAGCTTATCGCGGATTTCGGCGGGACTATGCTTTGGCCTATGATAGCGTTGTCGAACATCGCACAGGGAAGCGCGGTGCTAGGTATGATTTTCCTTCAGCGTAAAAGCGCAAAGGCTAAGGAGCTTAATATTCCGTCCTGCATATCGTGTTATCTCGGTGTAACTGAGCCGGCCATGTTCGGAGTCAACCTGAAGTATGTATTTCCGTTCATCTGCGGTATGACTGGCTCATGTATCGCGGGAATCATCAGCACAGCAGCGAGTGTTACGGCGAGTGCTATAGGTGTCGGAGGATTGCCGGGTATACTGTCGATTCAGCCGGGGTCTATTGCGTGGTTTGCTATCTGCATGGCCGTTGCGGTGTGCGTACCGTTCGCGCTGACCTACGCCGCAGGAAAGCGCAGGGGAATCGACAAGGAAGCCGCTGACGAAGCGACAAAGGAAGCCGAATTAGAGCGGGCAAGGACGGAGCATAGGCCGATAGATTTCATGGCGTTCCTTACTGGGAAGACAGTCGCAATAAGTGAAGTGCCTGATGCTACATTTGCCGAAAAAGTTTTGGGCGACGGAATCGCGATAGAGCCGGAAGATAATATACTCGTCTCGCCTGTTGACGCTGTTGTGGAGAATCTCATGGAGGGCAGCAATCACGCAATAGGACTCGTTATGGATAACGGCCTCGAAATTCTGTTACACATTGGGCTTGACACTGTAGCAATGCAGGGAGATGGATTTGTCCTTCACGTTGCGGAGGGCGACAGGGTGAAAAAAGGCCAGGAGCTAATCTCGTTTGACCCGGAGAAAATCAAAGCCGCAGGCCATCCCGTAACAACAATCATGGTAATCACGAATGACGCGGGATATGAGTCGTTCAAATTTGACGCGGGTATTCAGGTCAAAGCCGCCGAAAACGTTATAGCACACGCGGAGTAA
- a CDS encoding alpha,alpha-phosphotrehalase — MQDKYKSSAVYQIYIKSFCDSNGDGIGDINGIRAKLPYIHSLGVKYIWVTPFFCSPMADNGYDVSDYRNVNPMFGTMDDCEKMIAEADALGMGFMFDMVFNHTSDEHEWFRKALAGDPKYMDYYIFRDNPPEWTSVFGGSAWEFSPSVGKYYLHLFHKKQPDLNWDNPQVREELKDVVRFWKGKGVKGFRFDVLNLISKPANLESLPAGAGAQFCKDGPHIHEYIRELAGDSGITDMITVGEMSSTTLENCIQYANPSGSELSMCFNFHHLKVDYKDGGKWTLMPPDLHELRKIFSTWQEGLSNAGSWQALFWCNHDQPRIVSRFGDEGEYWRQSAKMLATFVHFMRGTPYIYQGEELGMTNAHFTDIKQYQDVESLNYYRIMRDNGVSESDALKVLASKSRDNARTPMQWTPGHEAGFTEGKSWLSVTENFTDINAESEESDPDSILNYYRQLVQLRKDYAVISEGDVKFIDTGNDNVIGYERRLNGERLVVLCNFSGSDETVTGVDVKGRVLIGNYSGSHRMMKPYEVLAILEG; from the coding sequence ATGCAGGACAAATACAAATCTTCAGCCGTCTACCAGATCTACATCAAATCATTCTGCGACTCAAACGGAGACGGTATCGGCGACATCAACGGAATACGCGCAAAGCTCCCCTACATTCATTCGCTGGGAGTCAAATATATCTGGGTAACTCCTTTCTTCTGTTCACCGATGGCGGATAACGGCTATGATGTCTCAGACTATCGCAACGTTAATCCCATGTTCGGCACAATGGATGACTGCGAGAAAATGATAGCTGAGGCTGACGCGCTCGGAATGGGGTTCATGTTCGACATGGTATTCAATCACACATCGGACGAGCATGAATGGTTCAGGAAGGCACTTGCGGGAGACCCGAAATATATGGACTACTACATTTTCCGGGACAACCCGCCGGAATGGACATCAGTTTTCGGGGGGTCAGCGTGGGAATTTTCGCCCTCAGTCGGGAAATATTACTTGCACTTGTTCCACAAAAAGCAGCCCGATTTGAACTGGGACAATCCGCAAGTCCGGGAGGAACTGAAAGACGTTGTGCGATTCTGGAAGGGGAAAGGCGTTAAGGGATTCCGCTTTGACGTTCTCAACCTAATATCAAAGCCCGCGAATCTTGAATCGCTTCCTGCGGGGGCTGGCGCGCAATTCTGCAAGGACGGCCCGCACATTCACGAGTATATACGCGAGCTTGCTGGGGACTCCGGGATTACGGACATGATTACGGTCGGCGAAATGTCGTCCACAACCCTCGAAAACTGCATACAGTACGCGAATCCGTCAGGCTCTGAGCTTTCTATGTGCTTCAACTTCCATCATCTGAAGGTTGACTACAAGGACGGCGGGAAATGGACTCTAATGCCTCCCGATTTGCACGAACTCCGAAAAATTTTCAGCACGTGGCAGGAAGGACTCTCGAACGCAGGAAGCTGGCAGGCTCTCTTCTGGTGCAATCACGATCAGCCGCGAATAGTCTCAAGATTCGGCGATGAGGGCGAATACTGGAGGCAGTCAGCAAAAATGCTCGCAACGTTCGTACACTTCATGAGGGGGACTCCGTATATATATCAGGGCGAGGAGCTTGGGATGACTAACGCACACTTCACGGACATAAAGCAGTATCAGGATGTCGAGTCGCTGAATTATTATCGGATTATGCGCGACAATGGAGTCTCCGAGTCTGACGCGCTGAAAGTCCTTGCCTCGAAATCACGCGACAACGCACGGACTCCAATGCAGTGGACTCCCGGCCATGAGGCAGGATTCACGGAGGGTAAATCATGGCTCAGTGTTACGGAGAATTTCACGGACATCAACGCCGAGTCAGAAGAGTCAGACCCCGACTCAATCCTCAATTACTATAGGCAGCTTGTGCAGCTCAGGAAGGATTACGCGGTAATCTCGGAAGGTGATGTGAAGTTCATTGACACGGGAAATGATAACGTCATCGGCTATGAGCGGAGATTGAACGGTGAAAGACTCGTAGTGCTGTGCAATTTCAGCGGGA